From a region of the Panicum virgatum strain AP13 chromosome 2K, P.virgatum_v5, whole genome shotgun sequence genome:
- the LOC120678427 gene encoding UDP-glycosyltransferase 90A1-like → MASAASCSGGARDAQVQLPHVVMFPFMAKSHAIPLTHLAHLLRRRQLATVTFFTTPGNAAFLRAALSGADGVAVLELPFPDDVVVPGVPPGAECVEALDSLSSLPAFTAAVSLLRPRFEEELAAMRPPASVVVADAFLYWAHAAAAAVGVRTLAFFGANMFVHVMMEVIVRDNPVAMLAGGASDAAFTVPEFPHVQLSLDDLPFPFNEPDLMATPSMRKMGAKLLKAIADSHGLIVNTFQAMESRYIDHWNRHVGPRAWPVGPLCLAQPTTPPLDVAPAWMRWLDEKAVAGRAVLYVMLGTTVAVPGAQLREVADGLEHSGLDFLWAVRPVDADLGGVEERVRGRGMVVREWVDQRAILRHDGVKGFMSHCGWNSVIESVSAGVPLAVWPMSAEQPLNAKLVDELKIGIRVVPSKHGMTSTLVRVRSEEVASVAKELMKGEKGAEAARNMAALAAKAREAVDEGGSSWRAVEEMIAGLGQPA, encoded by the coding sequence ATGGCGTCTGCTGCGTCTTGCTCCGGCGGAGCCCGTGACGCGCAGGTTCAGCTCCCGCACGTCGTTATGTTCCCGTTCATGGCCAAGAGCCACGCTATCCCCCTCACCCACCTCGCCCAcctgctccggcgccgccaGCTGGCCACCGTCACCTTCTTCACCACCCCGGGCAACGCGGCGTTCCTCCGCGCCGCGCTGTCCGGCGCCGACGGCGTGGCCGTCCTGGAGCTGCCCTTCCCCGACGACGTGGTCGTCCCCGGCGTCCCGCCGGGCGCGGAGTGTGTCGAGGCCCTGGACTCGCTGTCCTCCTTGCCGGCGTTCACCGCGGCCGTGTCTCTGCTGCGGCCGCGGTtcgaggaggagctcgccgccatGCGGCCCCCGGCCAGCGTCGTCGTGGCGGACGCGTTCCTCTACtgggcgcacgccgccgccgccgcggtcggtGTCCGGACGCTGGCGTTCTTCGGAGCGAACATGTTCGTGCACGTCATGATGGAGGTGATCGTGCGCGACAACCCGGTCGcgatgctcgccggcggcgcctcggACGCCGCGTTCACCGTGCCCGAGTTCCCGCACGTCCAGCTCTCGCTGGACGACCTCCCGTTCCCCTTCAACGAGCCCGATCTAATGGCTACCCCTTCGATGCGCAAGATGGGCGCCAAGCTCTTGAAAGCTATCGCCGACAGCCACGGCCTGATCGTGAACACCTTCCAAGCCATGGAGAGCCGCTACATCGACCACTGGAACCGGCACGTCGGGCCTAGGGCCTGGCCAGTCGGCCCGCTCTGCCTGGCCCAGCCGACGACGCCGCCTCTCGACGTCGCACCTGCGTGGATGCGGTGGCTGGACGAGAAGGCGGTTGCAGGCCGCGCCGTGCTCTACGTCATGCTCGGAACGACGGTGGCCGTGCCGGGCGCTCAGctgagggaggtcgccgacggGCTGGAGCACTCCGGGCTGGACTTCCTATGGGCGGTGCGCCCCGTGGACGCTGACCTTGGCGGCGTCGAGGAGCGCGTCCGAGGGAGAGGCATGGTGGTGCGCGAGTGGGTGGACCAGCGCGCGATTCTCCGGCACGACGGCGTGAAGGGCTTCATGAGccactgcgggtggaactcggTGATAGAGAGCGTCAGCGCCGGCGTGCCGCTGGCGGTGTGGCCGATGAGCGCCGAGCAGCCGCTGAATGCGAAGCTGGTCGACGAGCTCAAGATCGGGATAAGAGTAGTGCCGTCAAAACACGGCATGACCAGCACATTGGTACGGGTCAGAAGCGAGGAGGTTGCCAGCGTCGCCAAGGAGCTCATGAAGGGCGAGAAGGGTGCGGAGGCGGCGAGGAACATGGCGGCACTAGCGGCGAAGGCACGGGAGGCGGTGGACGAGGGCGGGTCATCGTGGAGAGCGGTGGAGGAGATGATCGCCGGTCTCGGTCAGCCGGCGTAG